Proteins encoded together in one Cicer arietinum cultivar CDC Frontier isolate Library 1 chromosome 4, Cicar.CDCFrontier_v2.0, whole genome shotgun sequence window:
- the LOC101496417 gene encoding uncharacterized protein, protein MFLIVVVASVVYSRETESDHHNSLAKVWNFLELRILVAISLFLQMLLIFLGNRRKYIVDKRLKLLIWFTYLSADWIATVALGILSKDTKDHKTDPNFLIMAIWAPFLLVHLGGPDTITAYSLEDNQLWPRRTLELVYQLAVAVYVVYRSWNKNPLTYVTVPIVMAGIIKYGERTWSLRSGSSNGFRESILPHPDPGPNYAKFMDDYTAKKDEGYHVTLDEVNETTPMVLDHNSQGETNIPNPNIPDAQALHDGFKFYNIPECLFADLIFSFQDHTNSQLFFQKAMWKDAFKVIEVELGLIYDMLYTKAALTYSYRGIFLKSVSFFCTLSAFFTFSFLIFKQHLYNELGFKGHKHMNYDLIITFVLFIGAIILEIYAVIVLLSSSWVMNWMSKHKNKRVDLLYKFISFCQICFKVSHTIRWSNKMSQFNLIRFCLKDEPIKTIEIQKILRIHNFFEKSYYQKTKRVSEGLKELIFDQLKDKSEEAINIEACKKLCAHKGDRVLIKWNCHIRNINQSIKEVEFDQSILLWHIATDLCYSSDEDESQILNPVALQSREKSQLLSDYMLYLLVICPFLLPNGIGQIRFEDTCAEVDELLKERKYIRERSKVCKMILRVNTKISPSEVKGDRSKSVLFDACRLAKSLESLETEENWSKERKWEMISNIWVEMLCHAASQCRGFHHAKQLSQGGELLTHVWLLMAHLGITEQFQISKGHVRVKLKLS, encoded by the exons ATGTTTCTGATAGTTG TTGTGGCGAGTGTAGTATATTCAAGAGAAACAGAATCAGATCATCATAATAGTCTCGCAAAAGTGTGGAATTTTTTGGAACTTCGGATTCTGGTTGCTATTAGTCTCTTCTTACAAATGCTACTCATCTTTTTAGGAAACAGAAGGAAGTATATAGTTGATAAAAGGCTAAAATTGTTAATATGGTTCACTTATTTGTCAGCTGATTGGATTGCTACTGTTGCACTAGGAATTCTTTCCAAAGACACTAAAGATCATAAGACAGACCCCAACTTTCTAATTATGGCCATTTGGGCACCATTTCTTCTTGTGCATCTTGGTGGCCCTGATACAATAACTGCCTACTCTCTTGAGGACAACCAACTGTGGCCACGGCGTACGCTAGAATTAGTATACCAGCTTGCAGTTGCAGTTTATGTTGTTTACCGGTCGTGGAACAAAAATCCCCTTACATATGTCACCGTTCCTATTGTCATGGCAGGAATAATCAAATATGGTGAGAGGACTTGGTCCTTGCGGTCCGGTAGCAGCAACGGCTTCAGAGAATCTATTCTGCCTCATCCAGATCCAGGACCAAACTATGCTAAATTCATGGATGATTACACTGCTAAAAAAGATGAAGGATATCATGTTACTTTGGACGAAGTGAATGAAACTACTCCTATGGTATTGGATCATAACTCTCAAGGGGAAACCAATATACCAAATCCAAATATTCCAGATGCTCAAGCTTTACATGATGGATTCAAATTCTACAACATTCCTGAGTGCCTATTTGCAGATCTTATCTTTAGCTTTCAAGACCACACAAACAGCCAATTATTCTTTCAGAAAGCCATGTGGAAAGATGCTTTTAAAGTAATTGAGGTTGAGTTAGGattaatatatgatatgttATATACCAAGGCAGCACTAACATATTCCTACCGTGGCATCTTCCTCAAATCTGTGAGCTTTTTCTGCACACTATCTGcattcttcaccttttcatttcTCATATTTAAACAACATTTATATAATGAACTTGGTTTTaaaggacacaaacacatgaATTATGACCTGATTATCACTTTTGTGCTTTTCATCGGGGCAATTATTCTTGAGATATACGCGGTTATTGTTTTACTTTCTTCAAGTTGGGTAATGAATTGGATGAGCAAGCATAAGAATAAGAGAGTAGATCTTCTCTATAAGTTTATCTCATTCTGTCAAATTTGTTTCAAAGTCTCGCACACTATCAGGTGGTCTAATAAAATGTCACAATTCAACCTCATAAGATTCTGCTTGAAAGATGAGCCCATCAAAACTATTGAAATTCAGAAAATCCTTCGAATCCATAATTTTTTTGAGAAGTCTTACTACCAAAAAACAAAACGAGTCTCTGAGGGATTGAAAGAACTCATTTTTGACCAACTTAAGGATAAGTCTGAGGAAGCAATAAATATTGAAGCATGTAAAAAGTTATGTGCCCACAAGGGTGATCGAGTTCTTATCAAATGGAACTGTCATATTCGAAACATTAACCAGAGCATTAAGGAGGTGGAGTTTGATCAGAGCATTCTGCTTTGGCATATTGCTACAGATCTTTGTTATTCTTCAGATGAAGATGAGTCTCAAATCTTAAATCCTGTCGCTCTGCAAAGTCGTGAAAAAAGCCAATTGTTGTCGGATTATATGTTATATCTTCTAGTTATATGTCCTTTTCTATTGCCTAATGGAATAGGACAGATAAGATTTGAGGACACATGTGCAGAGGTGGATGAACTtttaaaagagagaaaatacATAAGAGAAAGAAGTAAAGTATGTAAGATGATACTCAGAGTGAATACAAAAATTTCACCATCAGAGGTTAAAGGTGATAGAAGCAAATCTGTGTTGTTTGATGCTTGTAGGCTTGCCAAATCTCTAGAGTCTTTAGAAACAGAGGAGAATTGGTCCAAAGAAAGGAAATGGGAAATGATAAGTAATATATGGGTGGAGATGTTGTGTCATGCAGCAAGCCAATGTAGAGGATTTCATCATGCCAAGCAACTTAGCCAGGGTGGTGAGTTGCTTACCCATGTCTGGCTTTTGATGGCTCATTTAGGCATAACGGAACAATTTCAGATTTCTAAAGGTCATGTAAGGGTAAAATTGAAGCTGTCTTAA
- the LOC101495324 gene encoding uncharacterized protein — translation MLVAVITSLLYSREIKLDKFGKTNVWNVLEVRILVMVSLCLQVVLILFGNRRKYIADKRLQLMIWFTYLSADWIATVALGILSKDSKIPEIDPNFIIMAIWAPFLLVHLGGPDTITAYSLEDNELWPRHMLELIYQLAVAIYVVYRSWNGIPLNYVTVPIVVAGIIKYGERSWSLWSGSSKGFKESILPPPDPGPNYAKFMDDYTAKKYEGYHVTLDEVNETTPTTLLDHSQRSMANEEIPNVSYLHDGYKFYIIPECLFADLIISFQDHKSSQIFFQSIDWKHAFEVIAVELGLMYDILYTKAVLTYSKRGIFLKVVSFLCTLFALIGFSIFNNKEVNHHHLHIKGTKPINDDLNIKEYIHINYDKIITFVLFGGAILLEIYAVIVLLSSSWAMLWFSKHNNWRVNLLYKSISWFQKFLKLSHTVTWSNQMSQFNLIRFCLKDEPIKCIKIQKLLRIYKFFEKSYYQKTEEIRPELKKLIFDQLKEKSEEAIDIKACKKLCAHKGDRVLDKWHCNVGDINRSITEVEFDQSILLWHAATDLCYSKDSDLNATDSAALQSREKSQLLSDYMLYLLVMCPFLLPNGIGQIRFEDTCAEVDELLKERKYIKERSQVCKMIDRVNTAIPPSEVKGDRSKSVLFDACRLAKSLESLETEENWSKEKKWEMICHVWVEILCHAASQCRGLHHAKQLSQGGELLTHVWLLMAHLGITEQFQISKGHVRAKLKLS, via the exons ATGTTGGTAGCTG TTATTACCAGTTTATTATATTCAAGAGAAATCAAGTTAGACAAGTTTGGGAAGACTAATGTCTGGAATGTATTGGAAGTTCGGATTTTGGTTATGGTTAGTCTATGCTTGCAAGTAGTGCTAATCCTTTTTGGCAACAGAAGAAAGTATATAGCTGATAAACGGTTACAATTGATGATTTGGTTCACCTATTTGTCAGCTGATTGGATTGCTACTGTTGCCTTGGGAATTCTTTCCAAAGACAGCAAAATTCCTGAAATAGATCCAAACTTCATTATTATGGCGATTTGGGCACCATTTCTTCTTGTGCATCTTGGTGGTCCTGACACAATTACTGCCTACTCCCTTGAAGACAACGAACTTTGGCCGCGACATATGTTAGAATTAATATACCAGCTAGCAGTTGCAATTTATGTTGTTTACAGATCATGGAACGGAATCCCTCTTAATTATGTCACTGTTCCTATTGTTGTGGCTGGAATAATCAAATATGGTGAAAGGAGTTGGTCCTTGTGGTCCGGAAGCAGCAAGGGATTCAAAGAATCCATTCTGCCTCCTCCGGACCCGGGACCAAACTATGCTAAATTTATGGATGACTATACTGCTAAAAAATATGAAGGATATCATGTTACTTTAGATGAAGTGAATGAAACTACTCCCACTACCTTATTGGATCATTCTCAAAGGTCAATGGCAAATGAAGAAATTCCAAATGTCTCCTACTTGCATGATGGATACAAATTCTACATAATTCCGGAGTGCTTGTTTGCAGATCTCATAATTAGTTTTCAAGACCATAAAAGCAGCCAAATTTTCTTCCAAAGCATAGATTGGAAACATGCTTTCGAGGTGATTGCAGTTGAGCTAGGATTGATGTATGATATCCTTTATACAAAGGCAGTGCTAACATACTCCAAACGTGGCATCTTCTTAAAAGTTGTAAGCTTTCTCTGTACACTCTTTGCATTGATTGGATTttctatatttaataataaagaagtAAACCATCATCACCTGCATATCAAAGGAACCAAACCAATAAATGATGATCTGAATATTAAAGAATACATTCACATAAATTATGACAAAATTATCACCTTTGTGCTTTTTGGTGGAGCTATTCTTTTGGAGATATATGCTGTCATTGTGTTACTTTCTTCAAGTTGGGCAATGCTTTGGTTCAGCAAGCATAATAATTGGAGAGTTAATCTTCTCTACAAATCCATCTCATGGtttcaaaaatttcttaaaCTCTCACACACTGTCACCTGGTCTAATCAAATGTCACAATTCAACCTCATTAGATTTTGCTTGAAAGACGAGCCTATAAAATGTATCAAAATCCAGAAACTCCTTCGCATCTATAAGTTTTTTGAGAAGTCTTACTACCAAAAAACAGAAGAGATTCGTCCCGAATTGAAAAAACTCATTTTTGACCAGCTTAAGGAGAAGTCTGAGGAAGCAATAGATATTAAAGCATGTAAAAAGTTATGTGCTCACAAGGGTGATCGAGTTCTTGACAAATGGCATTGTAATGTTGGTGACATTAACCGTAGCATTACAGAGGTTGAATTTGATCAGAGCATTTTGCTTTGGCATGCTGCTACAGATCTTTGTTATTCTAAAGATTCAGATTTAAATGCTACTGATTCAGCTGCCCTCCAAAGTCGTGAAAAAAGCCAATTGTTGTCGGATTATATGTTATATCTTCTTGTTATGTGTCCTTTTCTGTTGCCTAATGGAATAGGACAAATAAGATTTGAAGACACATGTGCAGAGGTGGATGAACttttgaaagagagaaaatacataaaagaaAGAAGTCAAGTTTGCAAAATGATAGATAGAGTGAATACAGCTATTCCACCATCAGAGGTTAAAGGTGACAGAAGCAAGTCTGTGTTGTTTGATGCTTGTAGGCTTGCCAAATCACTAGAGTCTTTAGAAACGGAGGAGAATTGGTCCAAAGAAAAGAAATGggaaatgatatgtcatgtttGGGTGGAGATATTGTGCCATGCAGCAAGCCAATGTAGAGGACTTCATCATGCCAAGCAACTTAGCCAGGGTGGTGAATTGCTTACCCATGTTTGGCTTTTGATGGCTCATTTAGGCATAACTGAACAGTTTCAGATTTCTAAAGGTCATGTAAGGGCAAAGTTGAAGCTCTCATAA